The Ignavibacteriales bacterium sequence ATTTTTAGCTGCAATCATTGCCCTTATGTTCAAGCTTACGAAGATAGAATTATGGAAATTCAAAACGACTACGCAAATGATTTACAAATTGTTGCAATTAGTTCTAATGAAGATGAAAATTACCCGGAAGATTCATTTGAGAAAATGAAAGAACGCGCAGCCATGAAAGGATTTAATTTTCCATATCTGCATGATGCAACACAATCTATCGCAATAGCATACGGCGCTACTCACACACCGGAAATTTTTCTGTTTGATTCGGAAAGGAAAATGGTATTCCATGGAAAGATTGATGATAACTGGCAAGAGCCGCAAAATGTGAAGAGTAAATATCTTCGTAATGCCATTGATGAATTACTAAGTGGTACACAAATCTCTGTACCGGAGACTTTTACAATCGGCTGTACAATCAAGTGGAAGAAATAATTAAACAATTTGTCCAAAATTGTCTTCAAACCACTGCAGTTCTTTTAACGGTTGAGGCGAAATAGCGAAACAGTAAAGAGGGTAAAACATTGTAATCATCTCGATCATTTCCACTATAATTCTGCTTGAATAAAGCACCTTTGAAGATGGAATCTTCACTTTTTGTAGAAGTATCATCTCATGCTTTTCAAACAAGTCGAAATGTTTTTTCGCATCAAACTTTGAAACAGCTTTTACAGTTTCCATTTTCTTGAAATAGTGGAATGAAAATTTATTATTGAGATTATACTTTTCAAATAGATTTAGAATTTCATTCTTATGCTTAGAAAGATTTTGCCTGAAAAAAAGATTTTCGCCTTTTGATTGATTGATGAACAATCCCATCTGCGACTCACCGGCTTCAAAGTAAAGAAAAAATTCGCTGTCTAATTTGAATCTTCCGAAATGAATTAAAAAATAATTGCGGTATGGTTCACCTTTTGCAAAGCGCATATCTTTATTCATGCGCATTAATGTTTCATTAAACTTAGGTTCTGTGCGGATTGCCGGATTGAGGCGGTTTAAAAAAGGGGCAAGATCAACTACGAACGCTTTTGCCGGTTCAACTAAATATTTTTGATATTGTTCTTTATGCTTATGAAAC is a genomic window containing:
- a CDS encoding DUF2461 family protein → MNQDAGSFNGFDKELFKFLNGLQKNNSVEWFHKHKEQYQKYLVEPAKAFVVDLAPFLNRLNPAIRTEPKFNETLMRMNKDMRFAKGEPYRNYFLIHFGRFKLDSEFFLYFEAGESQMGLFINQSKGENLFFRQNLSKHKNEILNLFEKYNLNNKFSFHYFKKMETVKAVSKFDAKKHFDLFEKHEMILLQKVKIPSSKVLYSSRIIVEMIEMITMFYPLYCFAISPQPLKELQWFEDNFGQIV
- a CDS encoding thioredoxin family protein, with amino-acid sequence MATETLKPGSKAPSFTLPATDGRIYSLESFPQKKGIVVIFSCNHCPYVQAYEDRIMEIQNDYANDLQIVAISSNEDENYPEDSFEKMKERAAMKGFNFPYLHDATQSIAIAYGATHTPEIFLFDSERKMVFHGKIDDNWQEPQNVKSKYLRNAIDELLSGTQISVPETFTIGCTIKWKK